The Phycicoccus sp. M110.8 genome includes a window with the following:
- a CDS encoding YggT family protein has protein sequence MLLGSNPVASVVRFVVFLFFVVLLGRLVLDWVQAFARDWRPRGALLVVAEAVYTITDPPLKALRRLIPPLTLGAVRLDLAFLVLMLVTSVLMGIL, from the coding sequence ATGCTGCTCGGTTCGAACCCCGTCGCCAGCGTGGTGCGCTTCGTGGTCTTCCTCTTCTTCGTCGTCCTCCTCGGGCGGCTGGTGCTGGACTGGGTCCAGGCGTTCGCCCGCGACTGGCGGCCCCGCGGCGCGCTGCTCGTGGTGGCCGAGGCGGTCTACACCATCACGGACCCGCCGCTGAAGGCGCTGCGGCGCCTCATCCCGCCCCTGACGCTGGGCGCGGTGCGCCTCGACCTGGCCTTCCTCGTGCTCATGCTCGTGACGAGCGTGCTCATGGGGATCCTGTAG
- a CDS encoding cell division protein SepF — MAGALRKTMVYLGLAEDEQYDGYDYDDYDEPQQQQRHEAPAQERSAAVTPLPQRTPVARVVRDVEVGNLNRITTIHPRTYNEAKNIGESFRDGTPVIMNLSDMDDADAKRLVDFAAGLVFGLHGSIERVTSKVFLLSPAHVEVSAEEGVPAPSARGLFNQS, encoded by the coding sequence ATGGCTGGGGCGCTGCGCAAGACGATGGTGTACCTCGGGCTCGCCGAGGACGAGCAGTACGACGGCTACGACTACGACGACTACGACGAGCCGCAGCAGCAGCAGCGCCACGAGGCCCCCGCCCAGGAGCGGTCCGCCGCCGTCACCCCGCTGCCGCAGCGCACGCCGGTGGCCCGCGTCGTCCGCGACGTCGAGGTCGGGAACCTCAACCGCATCACCACGATCCACCCGCGGACGTACAACGAGGCCAAGAACATCGGCGAGAGCTTCCGCGACGGCACCCCGGTCATCATGAACCTTTCCGACATGGACGACGCCGACGCCAAGCGCCTCGTCGACTTCGCCGCCGGTCTGGTCTTCGGCCTGCACGGGTCGATCGAGCGCGTCACGTCCAAGGTCTTCCTGCTGTCGCCGGCCCACGTCGAGGTCTCCGCCGAGGAGGGCGTGCCCGCGCCGTCCGCGCGCGGCCTGTTCAACCAGAGCTGA
- a CDS encoding YggS family pyridoxal phosphate-dependent enzyme: MSAGWPSPDWPGDRRAELEHNLAAVHARIEAACAAAGRDPAEVTLIAVTKFFPASDVDLLADLGVRAVGENRDQEAAAKFAEVTRRADLRVHFIGQLQSNKASSVVGYADVVQSLDRVKLVGALDRAAGRAGRRLEVLVQVALDEAEGRGGVVPAQAPALADAVAASEHLDLRGVMAVAPLGADPAPAFARLRDVADGIRASHPDASWISAGMSGDLEQAVAHGATHLRVGTAILGSRQSHR, encoded by the coding sequence GTGAGTGCGGGCTGGCCGTCACCGGACTGGCCGGGGGACCGGCGGGCCGAGCTCGAGCACAACCTCGCAGCCGTGCATGCGCGCATCGAAGCGGCCTGTGCCGCAGCGGGTCGCGATCCCGCGGAGGTCACGCTCATCGCGGTGACCAAGTTCTTCCCCGCGAGCGACGTCGACCTGCTCGCCGATCTCGGGGTGCGGGCGGTGGGGGAGAACCGCGACCAGGAGGCGGCGGCCAAGTTCGCCGAGGTGACCCGGCGGGCGGACCTCCGCGTCCACTTCATCGGCCAGCTCCAGAGCAACAAGGCCTCCTCCGTCGTCGGGTATGCCGACGTCGTCCAGTCCCTCGACCGGGTCAAGCTCGTGGGGGCCCTCGACCGGGCGGCCGGCCGGGCGGGCCGCCGCCTGGAGGTGCTCGTCCAGGTCGCCCTCGACGAGGCGGAGGGGCGGGGCGGGGTGGTACCGGCGCAGGCGCCCGCCCTCGCGGACGCGGTGGCTGCGAGCGAGCACCTCGACCTGCGCGGGGTCATGGCCGTGGCCCCCCTCGGAGCCGACCCCGCGCCGGCCTTCGCCCGGCTGCGGGACGTCGCCGACGGCATACGCGCCTCCCATCCCGACGCGTCGTGGATCTCGGCGGGCATGAGCGGGGACCTCGAGCAGGCGGTCGCCCACGGGGCGACACACCTGCGTGTCGGCACCGCAATCCTCGGATCGCGCCAGTCACACCGGTAA
- the pgeF gene encoding peptidoglycan editing factor PgeF produces the protein MFYWREESSRVRWAVTDRLGGTSTGEFESLNLGGHVGDDPTAVEENRLRVATSMGLSRDRLLFLDQCHGREVLVADGPWPPGSPPPADGVVTAEPGLGLAVLVADCTPVLLADPDAGVVGAVHAGRPGMTAGIVGVAVERMRDLGARDIAAVVGPSVCGRCYEVPEKMRAESARVAPESATVSWTGTPAIDVAAGVVSQLRAGGVSVQWLPGCAREERDLYSYRRDGRTGRFAGVVALDVA, from the coding sequence GTGTTCTACTGGCGCGAGGAGAGCAGCCGGGTCCGGTGGGCCGTCACCGACCGGCTGGGCGGCACGAGCACCGGCGAGTTCGAGTCGCTCAACCTCGGAGGGCACGTCGGGGACGACCCGACCGCCGTGGAGGAGAACCGGCTGCGTGTCGCCACCTCGATGGGTCTGTCGCGCGACCGGCTGCTGTTCCTGGACCAGTGCCACGGGCGTGAGGTCCTGGTCGCCGACGGCCCGTGGCCGCCCGGCAGCCCGCCTCCGGCTGACGGCGTCGTGACGGCCGAACCCGGGCTGGGCCTGGCCGTGCTCGTCGCCGACTGCACGCCCGTGCTCCTCGCCGACCCCGACGCCGGGGTCGTGGGCGCGGTGCACGCCGGCCGGCCCGGCATGACCGCGGGCATCGTCGGTGTCGCCGTCGAGCGCATGCGCGACCTCGGCGCCCGCGACATCGCCGCCGTCGTCGGCCCGTCCGTCTGCGGGCGCTGCTACGAGGTGCCCGAAAAGATGCGCGCCGAGTCCGCCCGGGTCGCCCCGGAGTCGGCGACCGTCTCGTGGACCGGCACGCCGGCCATCGACGTCGCGGCCGGTGTCGTGTCCCAGCTGCGGGCGGGTGGCGTGTCGGTGCAGTGGCTGCCGGGCTGCGCCCGCGAGGAGCGCGACCTCTACTCCTACCGCCGGGACGGCCGCACCGGTCGGTTCGCCGGCGTCGTCGCGCTGGACGTCGCGTGA
- the ftsZ gene encoding cell division protein FtsZ — protein MAAPQNYLAVIKVVGIGGGGVNAINRMIEVGLKGVEFIAINTDAQALLMSDADVKLDVGRELTRGLGAGADPEVGKKAAEDHAEEIEEVLKGADMVFVTAGEGGGTGTGGAPVVAKIAKGLGALTIGVVTRPFTFEGRRRANQAESGIGNLREEVDTLIVIPNDRLLSISDRAVSMLDAFRSADQVLLSGVQGITDLITTPGLINLDFADVKSVMQGAGSALMGIGSSRGDDRAVQAAELAISSPLLEASIDGAHGVLLSIQGGSDLGLFEINEAARLVQEAAHPEANIIFGAVIDDALGDEVRVTVIAAGFDGGAPLKRENERAIGQIQGASRPAQQAQPNSHAAAPAAPAPTQLPPQQPVSRPVPEQPVPAQQQAPARPREDDPVTTSQPHQTQPAAPREPVGRPPRTVTFDEGDDLDVPDFLK, from the coding sequence GTGGCAGCACCGCAGAACTACTTGGCCGTCATCAAGGTCGTCGGCATCGGCGGTGGTGGCGTCAACGCCATCAACCGCATGATCGAGGTCGGCCTCAAGGGCGTGGAGTTCATCGCCATCAACACCGACGCCCAGGCGCTGCTGATGAGTGACGCCGACGTCAAGCTCGACGTGGGCCGCGAGCTCACCCGCGGGCTCGGTGCCGGCGCGGACCCCGAGGTCGGCAAGAAGGCGGCCGAGGACCACGCCGAGGAGATCGAGGAGGTGCTCAAGGGCGCCGACATGGTCTTCGTGACCGCGGGCGAGGGCGGTGGCACGGGCACCGGTGGCGCGCCCGTCGTCGCGAAGATCGCCAAGGGCCTCGGGGCGCTGACGATCGGTGTCGTGACCCGGCCGTTCACCTTCGAGGGCCGCCGCCGGGCCAACCAGGCCGAGTCCGGCATCGGCAACCTGCGCGAGGAGGTCGACACCCTCATCGTCATCCCGAACGACCGGCTGCTGTCCATCAGCGACCGCGCCGTCTCGATGCTTGACGCGTTCCGGTCCGCCGACCAGGTGCTGCTCTCCGGTGTCCAGGGCATCACCGACCTCATCACCACGCCGGGCCTGATCAACCTCGACTTCGCGGACGTCAAGTCGGTCATGCAGGGCGCGGGCTCGGCGCTCATGGGGATCGGCTCCTCGCGCGGCGACGACCGTGCGGTGCAGGCCGCCGAGCTGGCCATCTCCAGCCCCCTGCTCGAGGCCAGCATCGACGGTGCCCACGGCGTCCTGCTGTCGATCCAGGGCGGCAGCGACCTCGGCCTGTTCGAGATCAACGAGGCGGCCCGCCTCGTCCAGGAGGCCGCGCACCCCGAGGCCAACATCATCTTCGGCGCCGTCATCGACGACGCCCTCGGCGACGAGGTCCGCGTGACGGTCATCGCGGCGGGCTTCGACGGGGGCGCCCCGCTGAAGCGCGAGAACGAGCGGGCGATCGGCCAGATCCAGGGCGCCAGCCGTCCGGCCCAGCAGGCGCAGCCGAACTCGCACGCGGCCGCCCCGGCGGCTCCGGCGCCGACGCAGCTGCCGCCCCAGCAGCCGGTCTCCCGCCCGGTCCCTGAGCAGCCGGTTCCCGCGCAGCAGCAGGCCCCGGCACGTCCCCGCGAGGACGACCCGGTGACGACCTCGCAGCCGCACCAGACGCAGCCCGCCGCGCCGCGCGAGCCGGTCGGCCGGCCGCCGCGCACCGTCACGTTCGACGAGGGCGACGACCTGGACGTGCCCGACTTCCTCAAGTGA